The following coding sequences lie in one Sphingomonas sp. M1-B02 genomic window:
- a CDS encoding lipopolysaccharide biosynthesis protein: MKHEALQPGEPERPGALLARVRQAVIWRSGSQIVAQAVAWGATFMVIRLLDPADYGLFAMTQVVLVFLNLMNGYGIASALIRAEQVSRLELRQVFGMLLLLNLGLGLAQFAAAPWIAAYYRQDAVAALLRVQALLYIATPFIALAHAILSRRMDFKRPAQVRLLSALAGAGTALGCALAGFGVWTLVAAPMAIFYVEAIGMTWAARSLMWPSFRFRGSGGLFGYGAAMMLAQFFWFLQSQADVLIAGRVVDPHSLGIYTTALFLTQIIASKFVPPLNEVAFAAYSRVQGQSDVMQGAFLKTVRLIMLVAMPAYMGLAVTAGPLVATMLGEKWLETAAIVPILALAMPLLTLQILFAPATNALGKPGISLRASMAGGVVLPAAFLIGVHYGIAGLAWGWLGGMALVLAFTAMQSLPAIGVRARDVVLAVAPGVLASLAMAGIVIAVDGMLPTLPPAERLVLLIGAGAASYAALLFLFARSVVNDAWSLIRTAAPA, encoded by the coding sequence TGGTCATCCGCTTGCTTGATCCGGCCGATTACGGCCTGTTCGCGATGACCCAGGTGGTGCTGGTCTTCCTCAACCTGATGAACGGCTATGGCATCGCAAGCGCGCTGATCCGCGCCGAGCAGGTCTCGCGGCTTGAGCTGCGGCAGGTGTTCGGCATGCTGCTTCTGCTCAATCTCGGCCTCGGCCTGGCGCAGTTCGCCGCCGCCCCGTGGATTGCGGCTTATTATCGCCAGGATGCTGTCGCCGCGCTGCTCCGGGTCCAGGCTCTGCTCTATATCGCCACGCCCTTCATCGCGCTCGCCCATGCGATCCTCAGTCGCCGGATGGACTTCAAGCGCCCCGCGCAGGTGCGGCTGCTGTCCGCGCTGGCGGGGGCGGGAACCGCGCTCGGCTGCGCGCTCGCCGGCTTCGGCGTATGGACGCTCGTCGCGGCGCCGATGGCGATCTTCTATGTCGAGGCGATCGGCATGACCTGGGCGGCGCGGTCGCTGATGTGGCCCAGCTTCCGCTTCCGCGGCTCGGGCGGCCTGTTCGGCTATGGCGCGGCGATGATGCTCGCGCAGTTCTTCTGGTTCCTCCAGAGCCAGGCCGACGTGCTGATCGCCGGCCGCGTCGTCGATCCGCACTCGCTCGGCATCTACACCACGGCGCTGTTCCTCACCCAGATCATCGCCTCCAAATTCGTGCCCCCGCTCAACGAAGTCGCCTTCGCAGCCTATTCTCGCGTCCAGGGCCAGAGCGACGTGATGCAGGGCGCATTCCTCAAGACGGTGCGGCTGATCATGCTGGTGGCGATGCCGGCCTATATGGGGCTTGCGGTGACCGCCGGGCCTTTGGTCGCGACGATGCTCGGCGAGAAATGGCTCGAGACCGCCGCGATCGTGCCCATCCTCGCGCTGGCGATGCCGCTGCTGACGCTGCAGATATTGTTCGCCCCCGCCACGAATGCGCTCGGCAAGCCGGGCATCTCGCTGCGCGCGTCGATGGCGGGCGGGGTGGTGTTGCCGGCCGCGTTCCTGATCGGCGTCCATTACGGAATCGCGGGGCTGGCCTGGGGCTGGCTCGGCGGCATGGCGTTGGTGCTCGCCTTCACCGCGATGCAGTCGTTGCCCGCGATCGGGGTGAGAGCGCGCGACGTCGTGCTGGCCGTTGCCCCCGGGGTGCTGGCCTCGCTGGCGATGGCGGGAATCGTGATCGCCGTCGACGGGATGCTTCCGACCCTGCCCCCGGCCGAGCGGCTGGTCCTCCTGATCGGGGCAGGGGCCGCCTCTTATGCCGCCTTGCTCTTCCTCTTTGCCCGCTCGGTAGTGAACGACGCCTGGTCGCTGATCCGCACCGCCGCGCCGGCCTGA